In Lactuca sativa cultivar Salinas chromosome 5, Lsat_Salinas_v11, whole genome shotgun sequence, the DNA window TGGTGAGATTTTGATGGAGTATAGAGGTGGGAGTTTGGTGAAGtatgatccaaaatggaaggaGTTTAAAGATGTCGTGTTTCATGGGATGCCTAAGTTGTTTCAAACAATTGTACATGTAGGTAGCCTTAATTGGACTCATACACCAATCTATAATTGATatatataaatgatttgaaaCTTGCTTAAAATAGCAAACATTTATGTAAGTATATGTATACAACAAATAAAGagttttctttattattattattattatcaatatCATTATTTTTACATATGGTtcgttacaaacatttacaaacaaccCATATCgggattttaattttttatacacCAGAAAGTTAGATTTCCGAGTTTTCTGTCAGCAGGTGAATGAAGTCTCTCGTATATCCCATGCTCATAATCAACTGAAAAATCGAAAGAAAAAGCGCGTTTAACCTCAAATTATCATAACATATTCTAAAAACTGATCCAAGATTGTTTATACCCATAAACAAAAAGAATGATTAGATAAAGAAAGTAAGAAACTTTTTTCAAAAATCAATGATCTTGGAAGTGTGTTACCATGGCAAGAACAGCGACTTATAATATGATGCAAGCTTCAATTGCAATGCTGCTGGTTTTGCCATCTAACCAGACTGTTAAAGTTCTTAACCAAGGTTAGAGGTCAGCCTGGTGCAAACCACTATGGTGGAACTGGACCATGGTTAAGATGTTAACCAGGGTTAACTTACAGTGGAAGTGGGACCCACTAAACCATTCAGATTTCAGACAATCAACCAGACTTAAAAAAGGTAGCTGCAGCTGAATAGAGCTGTTCTTCCTCAAATGGCTTTGATACATAACCATCCATTCCACATTTCATGCATTCTTCATCAGTAGCCTGGATGACATCAGCAGTCATTGCTAAAATAGGAGTATGCCAATAAGCTTCACcagatttgattccttcattaaACTTGCTCTCCAAGCTGCGAATCTGCCTTGTAGCTTCAAACCTATTATAACAAAACATGGTAATTAAAGGTTATTTTAGACATTTGAGTATACGATTACAAAAAAAAAGATAAGAATTTCTTAATTTTTACCCGTCCATTTCGGGCATTTGAAGATCCATGAAACACGCGTGAAAATCATGAGGTGGTTTAAGCTTCTGTTTAGCAGCCTTCCCACTATCTACACAAGTAACAATAGCTCCATACTTTTTTAAAGCACCTTCTGCCACTCTTCTATTAACAACATTATCATCAACTACCAAGATTCTTTTATCACGTAACAAATTCCCTAAAGTCAACGGTTTTCTTCTTGCTACAACTCTTTTGTTTCCTACATTAAACGTTTCTTGAAAGCAAGAAATTAACACACTTAATCTTAGTGGCTTTCCCACAACAGTTGCCACCAAATTAGCCGATTTCATCTCATTGTTTACCCTAGGGTTTAGGGTATTAGCCAATAGAAACAATTTCGTGCTACTTTTAACGCCATGAAGGAACACAAGACCCTTCTCCTTTTCCCATACTTCTTGATCAATAAGAATCATCGCAAAACCAGAATCactacaaaaaagaaaaaaattaagtgcttaacccattaagattattaagtaaaaaagaaccCCTAACTATCCAAATTCAAAGTCTTGAGCAAGATAATTTACCTTTCGGATAGAAAAGATTGTGCAGAATCAAAACAAGATGCAATTTCAACTAATATTCCCATTCTTTGAAGATGGTATCGAGTGACTTGTGCTCTTATATTTTTCGAATCAATCACCAATGCTTTTAGTCCCTTGAACTCTGAAATGGCTGGATGATATTGATGTAATCCAGTATCAAGAGAAGATGTTTCTTTTTTCATGAAAACTGTAAATGAAAAAGTACTTCCAATACCCGGTTCACTAACGAATCCAATCTCACCATTCATTAATCCCACCAATCGTTTACTAATACTCAATCCAATTCCAGTTCCACCATAAGTTCTTGATGTTGAACTATCAGCCTGCATAAAAGGCATGAAAATACGGTTTTGTGCATCTATAGGGATTCCCACACCCGTATCTTCAACTGTCACTAATATTTTAATCTTTTCAGGTTCATTTATCGAATCTTCACCACTTAATTTCAAGAATTTTTCCCAACTTTTTGTCCTATCAACCACAGTAAGCCCACTTAAAGTGTTACATCTTTCTATCGACCCATGAAGAGAGGCCAAGATTTCATCTTTTGTATTGGATTCATTTGTCAATTCGTCTGCTAGATGGATTGACACGAATATGTGTCCTCTATCGTGTGTGAACTGCAAAGGGCAAAATGGTAATTTAGAGAATGTGACATGGAGAGTGGCGTGTGTTGAATTGAATGTAATAAAGATGAGAAAAGATGCTAACTTTAAGTGAATTCGCAACAAGATTTGTGATTATTTGTCTGAATCGAGTAGGGTCTCCAACAACCATGTTGGGAAGCTGATTAGAAACATATACAGCCAACTTCTCGCACAAAAGAACAAAATTTAAGATTTAGTTGGAACACATGCATCATACTATCATAGCAATAAGGGTTTATGTTACATATGACCATAAAAGTTTTACCCatttgaccaatttacccttttgACGATTCAGGGTTTTGAAAGTTGAATGGTGGGTAAAACTTTAAGATATAAACCCTAGTAATATATAATGGAGAATAGGAAATTTGGTATGTACCTCGATCCCCTTTTCTTGAGATTTAGTTGAAAATACAGATAAAATGTTATCAAGAATGGTGCGTAAATCAAATGGGACAGCTTCAAGTTCGAGCCTTCCAGATTCAATTTTTGCTTGATCAAGAACTTCGTTAATCAATTTTATCAAATCTTTCCCGCTAGCATGAGCAGTTTGTGCAAAATCCAATTGCTTCGCGTCCAGATTTGTGTCCATTAGCATCTGCAACATCCCTAGAACACCATTCATTGGGGTCCTAATCTCATGTGAAACCGTTGCAAGAAACTACAAGAGATATTATTCATGATTATGAAGGGGAAAAAGCAGATATGGAAAGTTAAAGCTAAAACCCTAGCGATGTGATTATGTGAATGTTGTAATTCGTTGATGAACCTGAGATTTTGCCACATCTGCAGCTTCAGCACGATTTCTGAGCTCCATCATCTCCCGAAAATCACTCTCCACTGTTGCAATTCGGTTTATAGCTGCATAGAAGATATGCCCAAGAAGAAACGTGATTGTAAGCACTCCAATCGACGCTATTATTGCTGTCATAGGTACAGAAGGCCTCTGTTTAAACCTGTTCAAAAAAACGGAATCCAATTAACGTAAATTCAAGTGGACCAATTGTTAAAAAGTCAAAACCTTTGTTCAATATCACCTGCAACGCATTTCATGCTTCCTAGCAGGATCACCAAAATCAAGACTGCTGATGTGGAGTAACCCTGTATCAGTTTCATTAGGACCAAACATGTTAATGGCTGCTGAAACATTTGTTGTGTCATAAACATTGACAACAATGGTTTGTTTGCTTGCTAGCTGGTGTAGAAGCTTTTCAACTAGAGATGGCACGTCATAAGATGCACCGAGGTATCCCACAGTGGATCTAATTCGCTGTTCTGGTGTAGCATCTTGATGAAGATGAGCATTATAGACAGCGAAAGTAAGCACAACACCTAAGTGGTTTGATTTTAGTAGCTTAAATGGAGATGTCAAGACTCCCTTTCCAGATGCCCTTGCTCGTAAAATGTTTTCACGGTCTTCCTAAAGCtcattgaaaaaaaaatgaaaatgcggCAATAAACATGCATAAAGGCGGATTATTTGTTATCCAGTTATAAATTTACTAGTGAAATTAGCCAAGAATGAAGAAACTAAAAAGACCCTTTTAACCTTGATGAAGTTAATACCTTTCCAGACATCATATCAATAGATACAATATGAGAAACGGTTTCTTGAGATAAGATAACAGGGGCATATTCGTCTTGAATAGGTGAAGGATCCAAGTTCTCAGGGTCACAATCTTGTGCTAACGTTTGATCTTCAGTTTCCATCTTCTTTATAGTCCATCCATGTTCTTTCTCAAATTTCTCCCTTTCAGAATGAGGCACTCTAAGAGCATATGCAACTCCACTAGTTAATGGCCTCTCGAAAGATGTTCTTTCAGTATATTCCCCAAAAGTTTTCTGTACAACAAAAAGTTTCTTAATTTAGAAAGAGTGTGACAAAATCCAAGGTGTAAATGTAAAATTACCTGATCAATAGCAGGAGGTTCTTTCCCATGATAGAAAGTGGAAACGAGAATAGCAAGAGCATGAACATGATTCATGCTCACATTGAATTGATCTTGCAACATTCTTGCACGTTCATCACACATGTTTTCTAGCGTTTCTGTTCTTCTAATGCGTGTACCTTCATTTAAGTACCAAAACAACCAAATCGATACAATAATTCCAGTTAATACAAATAGAACCAGAAGCTTCTTCATCCATTTTCCTGCTCCCTTTGACGAGGTCAATGCTTGCTCTTTCTTCTTAAGTTTCCCTTTACGATTCTTCCACAAAAT includes these proteins:
- the LOC111918679 gene encoding histidine kinase 2, which translates into the protein MIFSAIIEFPKLFLKWVFVTMSLNSKISGLNGRLVTSSKMRKTKEPSRGSHSGWKKKRLLLFVWVFLIVTGFGLFLFSGVLRKKTDITVTGTCEDKSLLLVEQFNVSKDLLHELASSFFESDQITTLKCIKHMGYETSTKNEITCALTAPNPAENVELWGQCPVDHGDNPMMLEKLTIEHYNSIMKVTLLAIFVIALCCVILWKNRKGKLKKKEQALTSSKGAGKWMKKLLVLFVLTGIIVSIWLFWYLNEGTRIRRTETLENMCDERARMLQDQFNVSMNHVHALAILVSTFYHGKEPPAIDQKTFGEYTERTSFERPLTSGVAYALRVPHSEREKFEKEHGWTIKKMETEDQTLAQDCDPENLDPSPIQDEYAPVILSQETVSHIVSIDMMSGKEDRENILRARASGKGVLTSPFKLLKSNHLGVVLTFAVYNAHLHQDATPEQRIRSTVGYLGASYDVPSLVEKLLHQLASKQTIVVNVYDTTNVSAAINMFGPNETDTGLLHISSLDFGDPARKHEMRCRFKQRPSVPMTAIIASIGVLTITFLLGHIFYAAINRIATVESDFREMMELRNRAEAADVAKSQFLATVSHEIRTPMNGVLGMLQMLMDTNLDAKQLDFAQTAHASGKDLIKLINEVLDQAKIESGRLELEAVPFDLRTILDNILSVFSTKSQEKGIELAVYVSNQLPNMVVGDPTRFRQIITNLVANSLKFTHDRGHIFVSIHLADELTNESNTKDEILASLHGSIERCNTLSGLTVVDRTKSWEKFLKLSGEDSINEPEKIKILVTVEDTGVGIPIDAQNRIFMPFMQADSSTSRTYGGTGIGLSISKRLVGLMNGEIGFVSEPGIGSTFSFTVFMKKETSSLDTGLHQYHPAISEFKGLKALVIDSKNIRAQVTRYHLQRMGILVEIASCFDSAQSFLSESDSGFAMILIDQEVWEKEKGLVFLHGVKSSTKLFLLANTLNPRVNNEMKSANLVATVVGKPLRLSVLISCFQETFNVGNKRVVARRKPLTLGNLLRDKRILVVDDNVVNRRVAEGALKKYGAIVTCVDSGKAAKQKLKPPHDFHACFMDLQMPEMDGFEATRQIRSLESKFNEGIKSGEAYWHTPILAMTADVIQATDEECMKCGMDGYVSKPFEEEQLYSAAATFFKSG